The sequence TTTTTCCGGTCCCTCGGCGGCGGCGGGCTGATCTTGCACCGCGGTGCCGTCGGCAAACAGCGCCGGAAACTGCGCAAGCAACGACGCGCCCTTCGGTGTGAGTACACGCACGGCGTATCCGCCACCCTGCTGCGGCTCGAGGAAAATATCTGAGCCCTCCATCGAGACAGGAGACAGTCCGACCGACGTGCAGAAACAATGCTGATCGCGGTACGTGCAGGGCATGCCCACTATCACCGTGTTGTCGGCGCGTGTGTTGAAGTATTCATCCTTGTAATCCCAGTTGAATACTTTCGACAGCGTGCCGATCGACTTCGCGTCGCAGGGACGCGCGCCGAACACGACGGTGGTGTGTGTGGGGAGCTCCGGCTCGAACAACACCACATCGTCGGCCGACTTCCTGTAGTAAAAGACGGCTTCCGTTTTCGGAAACACCTGCGATTTGAATGAAAGCTTCGTGGGTGTTTCGCCCGCGCGGAAGCGCAGCGCCTCGCCGTTCCGCACGGCGGTGAATTCACGTCCGTCTGGCGATTCGCCGATGACGATGTGGCCCTTCGCGACGAGGCCGTCGGCGAAGGCCTGAAGATTGTCGGCGGTGATTGTATACTTTTCCATGGCGCTCACTTTATATACTCTTCACGGTCGGACGCATTGTACGTGCCCACGAGCGTGGGAGACGCCGGATCCATCCCGGCCACGTAGTTGAATTCCGCGCGCGCGGTCATGCCCAGCGTGCGGTTCAGGAGAGACAGCGGTATGTCGGCCGGGCAGGCGCGCTCGCACTCGTTGCATCCCACGCAACGTCCGCCCAGATGGAAGGCGCGGATGATGTTCCACGAGGTGTTGCCGCGCAGCGACGCGCTGGTCTCGATCCACTGCGGCATGTTCTTGTCGGCGATGCATTGTTCACAGTAACACATCGGACACACCTGCCGGCAGGCGTGACAGCGAATGCAGCGGTCGAACTCGGCCGCCCAGTACGCGAACCTGTCGGCGGCCGACATCGCCGCCAGCTCGCCTATCCGCGCGCCCTTTGTATCGGCCGGCTTGTCATACGCCGCGGCTTCGCCCGCCACCGCATCGGCAAAAAAGGGTGCCTGCACCGTGCAGTGTATACACTTCGCCGCCGCGCCGCAGTTCGCCCAGTCCTGTCCCATCGTCTCCGTCACACCGCCGCAATGCACGCCGATGACAAAGACGCTGTCGCGGTCGATCTGCTGTTCCTGTATCAGCATCACGATGGCGCGCGCGTCACAGCCCTTTGCAACCACGGCCACCTTGCCGGCACCGGGACGCTTCTGGCGCGACAAGTACACCGCGAGATTATTCAGGGCGCTGTGATTAAAGACGAGGCGCTCCGCTTCCTCCGCGGTGCGCGCGATCAACGGACGCGTGTGATGAGGCCCTGCAGCTTCATACCCGATCACTGCCTCCACCGCGCCGCTCGAAAGCAGGTCGCGTGCGATATCCTTCACGTCAGGCATGGAGCGCTGCCTCCTTCCGTTCCGCGACGGCAAGCTCCGCCGGGAACTGGAACTGTGAGTTGATCATCCTGTATTGTTCGAAGGGCCCCTGGCGGCGCACTTCCTCGATCACACCATTGACGACATCGACCCACTTCTTTCCTTCCGAGGCCGACACCCACGAGAAATGCAGCCGCGTCGGATCGATCCCGACAAAATCGAGCAGCGAGCGGAACAGGGTCCACCTGCGGCGCGCATGGAAATTGCCCGTGTTGTA comes from Ignavibacteriota bacterium and encodes:
- a CDS encoding 4Fe-4S dicluster domain-containing protein, whose amino-acid sequence is MEKYTITADNLQAFADGLVAKGHIVIGESPDGREFTAVRNGEALRFRAGETPTKLSFKSQVFPKTEAVFYYRKSADDVVLFEPELPTHTTVVFGARPCDAKSIGTLSKVFNWDYKDEYFNTRADNTVIVGMPCTYRDQHCFCTSVGLSPVSMEGSDIFLEPQQGGGYAVRVLTPKGASLLAQFPALFADGTAVQDQPAAAEGPEKRFDAVGVREWIRNNFESETWKSFGENCVGCAQCAFACPVCHCFDIVDESEGFLEGRRMKNWDACQHGLFTKHASGHNPRDDQGKRYRQRVSHKFSYYPERFGEILCTGCGRCSRGCAMGVDIAEIVGDIHAKCQ
- a CDS encoding hydrogenase iron-sulfur subunit, translated to MSEPNWSPKIVAFVCNWCTYTGADLAGTSRLKQEANARLIRVPCTGRIDPVFIIKAFESGADGVLVSGCHPFDCHYNTGNFHARRRWTLFRSLLDFVGIDPTRLHFSWVSASEGKKWVDVVNGVIEEVRRQGPFEQYRMINSQFQFPAELAVAERKEAALHA
- a CDS encoding 4Fe-4S dicluster domain-containing protein, translating into MPDVKDIARDLLSSGAVEAVIGYEAAGPHHTRPLIARTAEEAERLVFNHSALNNLAVYLSRQKRPGAGKVAVVAKGCDARAIVMLIQEQQIDRDSVFVIGVHCGGVTETMGQDWANCGAAAKCIHCTVQAPFFADAVAGEAAAYDKPADTKGARIGELAAMSAADRFAYWAAEFDRCIRCHACRQVCPMCYCEQCIADKNMPQWIETSASLRGNTSWNIIRAFHLGGRCVGCNECERACPADIPLSLLNRTLGMTARAEFNYVAGMDPASPTLVGTYNASDREEYIK